GTCGATGGGGGTCAACCTCAAGGACGCTCGGATTGAAGTTGAAAAGATCATCGGTCGCGGGTCGGGCTTTGTGGCGGTCGAGATTCCCTTTACCCCACGAGCCAAGCGAGTTCTAGAACTGTCGCTCGAAGAGGCTCGCCAGCTTGGACACAATTACATCGGTACAGAACACCTCCTTTTGGGGCTGATTCGCGAAGGTGAAGGTGTGGCCGCCCGGGTTCTCGAAAACCTGGGCGTTGATCTCTCTAAGGTTCGCACCCAGGTGATTCGGATGCTGGGTGAAACTGCCGAGGTCACGCCGGGCGGCAGCCAGGGACGCACCAAGACCCCCACGCTGGACGAGTTTGGCTCGAATCTGACTCAGATGGCGGGCGAAGGCAAGCTTGATCCCGTGGTCGGCCGTCAGAAAGAGATTGAGCGCGTGATTCAAATCTTGGGTCGCCGCACGAAGAACAATCCGGTGCTGATTGGAGAGCCGGGAGTCGGCAAGACGGCGATCGCCGAAGGGCTGGCCCAGCGCATCTCCAGCGGCGACGTGCCCGATATTCTCGAAGAGAAGCGTGTGGTGACTCTCGACATCGGCTTGCTGGTGGCGGGCACCAAATATCGCGGTGAGTTTGAGGAACGCCTCAAAAAGATCATGGACGAAATCCGCCAAGCGGGGAACGTCATTCTGGTGATCGACGAAGTTCACACGCTGATCGGCGCAGGCGCAGCAGAAGGGGCGATCGATGCGGCTAATATCCTGAAGCCCGCGCTGGCACGGGGTGAACTCCAGTGTATCGGCGCAACGACGCTGGATGAATACCGCAAGCACATCGAGCGCGATGCGGCTCTGGAGCGCCGCTTCCAGCCCGTGATGGTGGGTGAGCCGTCGGTGCAGGACACGATCGAGATCCTGCGGGGTCTGCGCGATCGCTACGAGCAGCACCACAAGCTGAAGATTTCTGATGCGGCACTGGAGGCTGCTGCTAAGCTGTCTGACCGCTATATCTCAGACCGCTTCCTGCCCGACAAGGCCATCGACCTGATCGACGAAGCGGGCTCCCGCGTCCGCTTGTTCCACTCGCAAATGCCCCCGGCTGCGAAGGAACTGGATAAGGAACTGCGCCAGGTTCAAAAAGAGAAAGACGATGCTGTTCGCAATCAGGACTTTGAGCGGGCAGGCGAATTACGCGATCGTGAGATGGAGCTACGCGCCGAAATTCGCGCCATCGTCCAATCCAAGCAGAGCGAGGCAACGGGCGGCGAAGATTCCCCGGTGGTGACGGAAGAAGATATTGCCCAAATCGTTGCAGCCTGGACAGGCGTTCCAGTCAATAAGCTCACGGAAACCGAATCCGAGAAGCTGCTGCACATGGAAGACACCCTACACAATCGCCTGATTGGTCAGGACGAAGCTGTGAAGGCCGTGTCTCGCGCCATTCGTCGCGCCCGCGTGGGCTTGAAGAACCCCAACCGTCCGATCGCCAGCTTTATCTTCTCTGGCCCTACGGGGGTCGGCAAGACGGAGCTAACCAAGGCTCTGGCGGCCTACTTCTTCGGTTCCGAAGATGCGATGATTCGCCTCGACATGTCGGAATACATGGAGCGGCACACCGTTTCCAAGCTAATCGGGTCGCCTCCCGGCTACGTCGGCTACAACGAAGGGGGCCAGCTTACCGAAGCGGTTCGTCGTCGCCCCTACACCGTGGTGCTGTTCGACGAAATCGAAAAAGCCCACCCCGATGTGTTCAACATGCTGCTGCAAATCCTGGAGGACGGTCGCCTGACCGATGCCAAGGGTCGCACGGTGGATTTCAAGAACACCCTGCTGATCATGACCTCCAATATCGGTTCCAAGGTGATCGAGAAGGGCGGCGGCGGTCTGGGCTTTGACCTGTCTTCGGAAGACATGGCTGAGTCCCAATATAACCGCATCCGTTCTCTGGTAAATGAGGAACTGAAGCAATACTTCCGCCCTGAATTCCTCAACCGTCTGGATGAGATTATTGTCTTCCGTCAGTTGACGAAGGACGAGGTGAAGCGGATTGGTGACATTCTCCTGCGGGAAGTATCGGGTCGCTTGCTGGAGCAGGGCATTACCCTCGAAGTCACCGAGAAGTTCAAAGATCGCCTAGTGGAAGAGGGCTATAACCCCAGCTACGGCGCTCGTCCCCTGCGCCGCGCCATCATGCGCCTGTTGGAAGACTCCCTGGCAGAGGAAATCCTCTCAGGGCGAGTCAAGGATGGTGATGTGGCCGTTGTGGATGTAGGCGAAGACGGACAGGTAAAGGTGCTTCCGGGTGAAAAGCGGGAGTTGCTGCCTCAGTCTGCGGAGTAGCGGTCAATAGCTGTGGCGGTTAATAGCTGTAGCTGTAAGTAGCTATAAATAGCTGTAAATAACTGCTGTTTGCCAGCACTTGTTTGCAAGCACTATCTAAGCACTGTCTTGTGTTGAGGGCTGGGTTGCCGGATGGGTAACCCAGTTTCTTTTTGCGCTGATTCGGGCCATGCCTTTCACCCACTCCCCTCCGTTTGGTAGAATCAAATGCTTGACATTTGCAAGATTTACCGATTTGCAAAGACCAATTTGCAAGACAGATAACCCTCGCTTCACGGAGATTCCTTCCCTATGGCTCGGATGTATTATGATGCAGACGCGAATTTGGACGTTTTGGCTGGCAAAACGATTGCCATTATTGGCTACGGCTCGCAGGGCCATGCCCATGCCCTGAATCTGCGCGACAGCGGGCTGAATGTGGTGGTTGGCTTGTATCCGGGTAGCAAGTCGG
The Thermoleptolyngbya sichuanensis A183 DNA segment above includes these coding regions:
- a CDS encoding ATP-dependent Clp protease ATP-binding subunit — its product is MFERFTEKAIKVIMLAQEEARRLGHNFVGTEQILLGLIGEGTGVAAKVLKSMGVNLKDARIEVEKIIGRGSGFVAVEIPFTPRAKRVLELSLEEARQLGHNYIGTEHLLLGLIREGEGVAARVLENLGVDLSKVRTQVIRMLGETAEVTPGGSQGRTKTPTLDEFGSNLTQMAGEGKLDPVVGRQKEIERVIQILGRRTKNNPVLIGEPGVGKTAIAEGLAQRISSGDVPDILEEKRVVTLDIGLLVAGTKYRGEFEERLKKIMDEIRQAGNVILVIDEVHTLIGAGAAEGAIDAANILKPALARGELQCIGATTLDEYRKHIERDAALERRFQPVMVGEPSVQDTIEILRGLRDRYEQHHKLKISDAALEAAAKLSDRYISDRFLPDKAIDLIDEAGSRVRLFHSQMPPAAKELDKELRQVQKEKDDAVRNQDFERAGELRDREMELRAEIRAIVQSKQSEATGGEDSPVVTEEDIAQIVAAWTGVPVNKLTETESEKLLHMEDTLHNRLIGQDEAVKAVSRAIRRARVGLKNPNRPIASFIFSGPTGVGKTELTKALAAYFFGSEDAMIRLDMSEYMERHTVSKLIGSPPGYVGYNEGGQLTEAVRRRPYTVVLFDEIEKAHPDVFNMLLQILEDGRLTDAKGRTVDFKNTLLIMTSNIGSKVIEKGGGGLGFDLSSEDMAESQYNRIRSLVNEELKQYFRPEFLNRLDEIIVFRQLTKDEVKRIGDILLREVSGRLLEQGITLEVTEKFKDRLVEEGYNPSYGARPLRRAIMRLLEDSLAEEILSGRVKDGDVAVVDVGEDGQVKVLPGEKRELLPQSAE